In one window of Aphidius gifuensis isolate YNYX2018 linkage group LG4, ASM1490517v1, whole genome shotgun sequence DNA:
- the LOC122853786 gene encoding speckle-type POZ protein-like B, whose translation MSVHARPATQSSIKHIMAKQEYVTDNMETCEFTYEWTIKNFIQYISGTIESSNFSSHFSDFNDVWILKIDPNKDLGTSGYQMKYMSVQLKLQSFNSTSRLFTKCKILIDPDIVKDEEYEFDKFPKESSWINCISRTDLSKYSGKYLQNDELKISCTMTISRERKNNSPVMSTFIPKPELNIDLKKLLITEQSADVTVNVGQKSFRVIKGILAARSPVFDAMFDHKQFKENKESEVIIEDIEEDVFEEFLHYIYTEETENVNKIPMELLAVAEKYQVDRLKKICEEIICGTINSDNVSSMLIFSDKYNVEKLKKKCLEFIKTNLQAVLSKEAYRDLKKKHPGVFLSVLEAIADVN comes from the coding sequence atGTCAGTACATGCAAGACCTGCAACCCAGAGTTCCATTAAACATATAATGGCAAAACAAGAATATGTTACTGATAATATGGAAACTTGTGAATTTACGTATGAATGGACAATTAAAAACTTCATTCAGTATATAAGTGGTAcaattgaatcatcaaatttttcatctcATTTTTCTGACTTTAACGATGTatggattttaaaaatagatccGAATAAAGACTTAGGGACATCTGGGTACCAGATGAAGTATATGTCAGTACAGTTGAAACTTCAATCATTCAATTCTACTTCAcgattatttacaaaatgtaAGATATTAATTGACCCGGACATTGTCAAAGATGAAGAATACGAGTTTGATAAATTTCCAAAAGAAAGTTCATGgataaattgtatttcaaGAACAGATTTGTCAAAATATTctggtaaatatttacaaaatgatgAACTTAAAATTTCTTGTACTATGACAATTTCTAGagaacgaaaaaataattctccTGTAATGTCAACATTCATTCCAAAGCCAGAATTGAATATAGACTTGAAAAAGCTTTTGATAACTGAACAATCAGCTGATGTCACCGTTAACGTGGGTCAAAAATCATTTCGTGTTATCAAAGGAATTCTTGCAGCACGTAGTCCTGTTTTTGATGCAATGTTTGATCATAAacaattcaaagaaaataaagaaagtgAAGTGATTATTGAAGATATTGAAGAAGATGTTTTCGaagaatttttacattatatttatactgagGAAACGGAAAATGTTAACAAAATACCAATGGAATTACTTGCTGTTGCTGAAAAATATCAGGTTGATcgtcttaaaaaaatttgtgaagaaataatatgTGGAACAATAAACTCTGATAACGTTTCAAGTATGCTTATTTTTTCTGACAAATacaatgttgaaaaattgaagaaaaaatgtttggaatttataaaaacaaacttACAAGCTGTTTTGTCAAAGGAAGCATAtcgagatttaaaaaaaaaacatcctgGAGTTTTTTTAAGTGTTCTTGAAGCGATTGCTGATGTCAACTGA
- the LOC122854877 gene encoding leucine-rich repeat protein soc-2 homolog, whose amino-acid sequence MKKLNRHRTGVGNISSICLSEAKTDSPMPQDSLQGYYVKDQQDIPEYLEGCGLSSCSAVNDMPEVVVEVLPKEHHQKEKKLSTASISSGDTKKTVTVKHPESNKPKPTAKKCKPIQADLDVSKEFIRCRDECLARLDLSKSSITNLPNTVRDLINLQEFYLYGNKLVTLPSEIGCLTNLKTLALSENSLTSLPDSLENLRHLKVLDLRHNKLNEIPDVVYKLTSLTTLFLRFNRVKFVSDNIKYLTNLTMLSLRENKIKSLPGGIGKLINLITFDVSHNHLEHLPEEIGNCIQLSTLDLQHNELLDIPETIGNLIAVTRLGLRYNRLSCIPKSLSNCKFMDEFSVEGNQVSQLPDGLLTSLSDLTTITLSRNCFTSYPSGGPLQFTNVDSLNMEHNQIDKIPYGIFSRAKNLTKLNMKENQLSALPLDIGTWINMVELNLGTNQLSKIPDDIERLENLEILILSNNLLRKIPTSIKNLKKLRILDLEENKIEILPNEIGFLRDLQKLILQSNQVTTLPRAIGHLQNLTYLSIGENNLNYLPEEIGTLENLDTLYINDNINLHNLPFELALCTNLSIMSIENCPLSKIPGEIVSGGPSFVIQFLKMQGPYRSM is encoded by the coding sequence atgaaaaaattgaatagacATCGTACGGGTGTGGGtaatatatcatcaatttgtCTGTCTGAGGCAAAAACAGATAGTCCAATGCCTCAGGACAGTCTTCAAGGTTACTATGTAAAAGATCAACAAGACATACCAGAATATCTTGAGGGTTGTGGTTTATCAAGTTGTTCAGCAGTTAACGATATGCCGGAAGTTGTTGTTGAAGTACTTCCAAAAGAACatcatcaaaaagaaaaaaagctatCAACAGCATCAATATCAAGTGGTGATACTAAAAAAACAGTTACAGTTAAACATCCTGAATCAAATAAACCAAAACCAACAGCTAAAAAATGTAAACCAATACAAGCTGATTTAGATGTATCAAAAGAATTTATAAGATGTCGTGATGAATGTTTAGCACGtcttgatttatcaaaatcaagtattacaaatttaccaaatacagtacgtgatttaataaatttacaagaattttatttatatggtAATAAACTTGTAACATTACCATCTGAAATTGGttgtttaacaaatttaaaaacacttgCATTGAGTGAAAATTCATTAACAAGTTTACCAGAtagtcttgaaaatttaagaCATTTAAAAGTATTGGATTTGAggcataataaattaaatgaaataccaGATGTTGTTTATAAGCTAACATCAttaacaacattatttttacgttttaatcGTGTTAAATTTGTCagtgataatataaaatatttgacaaatttaacAATGCTTAGTTtacgtgaaaataaaattaaatcattaccTGGTGGTATTgggaaattaattaatttaataacatttgaTGTATCACATAATCATCTTGAACATTTACCAGAAGAAATTGGTAATTGTATACAATTATCAACACTAGATTTACAACATAATGAGTTACTAGATATACCAGAAACAATTGGTAATTTAATAGCTGTTACAAGACTTGGATTAAGATATAATCGTTTATCTTGTATACcaaaatcattatcaaattgtaaatttatggaTGAATTTAGTGTTGAAGGTAATCAAGTATCACAATTACCAGATGGTTTATTAACAAGTTTATCggatttaacaacaataacattatcaAGAAATTGTTTTACATCATATCCATCTGGTGGTCCATTACAATTTACAAATGTTGATTCACTTAATATGGAACAtaatcaaattgataaaattccaTATGGTATATTTTCACGtgctaaaaatttaacaaaattaaatatgaaagaaaatcaACTTAGTGCCTTGCCACTTGATATTGGAACTTGGATAAATATGGTTGAATTAAATCTTGGAACAAATCAATTATCTAAAATTCCAGATGACATTGAACGCTTAgaaaatcttgaaattttaatattatcaaataatttattacgtaAAATACCAACAAGtattaaaaatcttaaaaaattacgTATACTAGatcttgaagaaaataaaattgaaatattaccAAATGAAATTGGTTTTCTTCGtgatttacaaaaattgatattacaaTCAAATCAAGTTACAACATTACCACGTGCTATTGgacatttacaaaatttaacatatttatcaattggtgaaaataatttaaattatttaccagAAGAAATTGGTACACTTGAAAATTTAGATACACtttatattaatgataatattaatttacataatttaccATTTGAATTGGCATTATGTACAAATTTAAGTATAATGTCTATTGAAAATTGTCCATTATCAAAAATACCTGGTGAAATTGTATCAGGTGGTCCATCATTTgtcatacaatttttaaaaatgcaagGACCTTACAGATCCATGTAA
- the LOC122853787 gene encoding uncharacterized protein LOC122853787, translating into MESDENKENSMSKYVDKLVELELLKEVYKKNQAKLIEKNNELIQEKKILDELHHQIWSMNDEFCDKIWNTSRENNYYDFINKYLDATVDPPPNESNNDPQMIRYLEREVKILIREIDDLDFELKKQKTEKLEISSTKLQPPKFVFKTPMMKKLTSPVKSSSSSSLFKYT; encoded by the exons ATGGAGtctgatgaaaataaagaaaattcaatgtctaaatatgttgataaattagttgaattggaattattgaaagaagtttacaaaaaaaatcaagctaaattgattgaaaaaaataatgaattgatACAAGAAAAGAAGATATTG GACGAACTTCATCATCAAATTTGGAGCATGAATGATGAATTTTGTGACAAAATTTGGAATACATcaagagaaaataattattatgattttatcaataaatatcttGATGCTACAGTTGATCCACCACCAAATGAGAGTAATAATGATCCTCAAATGATACGTTATCTAGAAAGAGaagtgaaaattttaataaggGAAATTGATGATCTTGATttcgaattaaaaaaacaaaaaactgaaaaattagaaatatcatcaacaaaattacaACCAccgaaatttgtatttaaaactCCAATGATGAAGAAATTAACATCACCagttaaatcatcatcatcatcatcattatttaa GTACACATAG
- the LOC122854878 gene encoding zinc finger CCHC domain-containing protein 10-like, which yields MSTTGIKLYKKPNPYPQGMRCQKCLEMGHWSYECKNKRKYLHRSSRTVQLKKALKQIESGEIEPEKPKEKILKVSKKKPKKVVSSSSDSSSSSSDSESDSSSNSSSSSSSSSSSSSSSSSSSSSSSSSSSSSSSSSDSSSSSSNNDSKKRKVNRKKKKTKYSRK from the exons ATGAGTACAACTggaattaaattatacaaaaaacc aAATCCATATCCCCAGGGTATGCGTTGTCAAAAATGTCTAGAAATGGGACATTGGAGTTATGAGTGTAAAAACAAACGTAAATATCTTCACAGATCATCAAGAACTGTACAACtaaaaaaagcattaaaacaaattgaatcTGGCGAGAT agaaCCTGAAAAACCAAaggaaaaaattctaaaagtATCAAAAAAGAAACCTAAAAAAGTTGTTAGCAGTTCAAGTGATTCATCAAGTTCATCATCAGACAGTGAGTCTGATAGCTCAAGTAATAGTAGTAGCAGTAGTAGCAGCAGCAGTTCTTCATCTAGCTCATCAAGCTCAAGCTCAAGTTCAagcagtagtagtagtagtagtagcaGCAGTAGCAGTGATAGTAGTAGCAGCTCATCAAATAATGATTCAAAAAAGAGAaaagtaaatagaaaaaaaaagaaaacaaaatactcacgtaaataa
- the LOC122854879 gene encoding DNA replication licensing factor Mcm2, with translation MSEATSPLRNNRQMDAPTSPAPEMDEPFEDESLLGNENSQDDAIREEEEDGEELFGDNMEADYRPMSALDRYDQNLLDDEEYSELSQSDRNAAEAAMRKRDRGTYRDDRDLLYEDSDEDDTTVQKRRRAEKAATGDIEEAEMIESIENLEDTKGYSVKEWVSMLGPRTEISNRFKNFLRTYTDGKGYCLYKERIRHMCESNQSSFVVEFPILAGKEHVLAYFLPEAPFQMLEIFDAVAKELVLAIFPSYERVTSEIHVRISELPLIEELRTFRKLHLNQLVRTLGVVTATTGVLPQLSVVKYDCSKCGYVLGPFVQSQNSEVKPGSCPECQSIGPFIINMEQTIYRNYQKITIQESPGRIPAGRIPRSKDCILLSDLCDHCKPGDEVDVTAIYTNSYDGSLNTEQGFPVFSTVLLANHLFVKDAKEVVESLSEEDVSAILKLSQDHRIADRIVASIAPSIYGHDNIKRALALSIFGGEAKNPGNKHKVRGDINVLLCGDPGTAKSQFLKYTEKIAPRAVFTTGQGASAVGLTAYVRKSPTTREWTLEAGALVLADHGVCLIDEFDKMNDADRTSIHEAMEQQSISISKAGIVTSLHARCAVIAASNPIGGRYDPSMTFAENVDLSEPILSRFDIICIVKDEVDPMQDRHLAKFVVNSHIMHHPTNQNHTLPDGLVENNATEDLSIPQDLLKKYIVYSKQNIHPQLNNLDQDKIAKLYSQLRQESLSTGSLPITVRHIESIIRMSEASAKMHLRDHVREDDVNLAIRMVLDSFVDTQKYSIMKNMRTTFQKFLSYKKDHSELLYYILRQITIDTLAFQKSLHGNRVTTIEIMERDLVDKARQIDIHNLASFYQSQIFLKNNFVYDSRRKVIIQTLPENTDD, from the exons atg agtGAAGCAACATCACCTTTGAGAAATAACAGACAAATGGATGCTCCAACATCACCAGCTCCAGAAATGGATGAACCATTTGAGGATGAAAGTCTTCTTGGTAATGAAAATTCTCAGGATGATGCTATACGAGAAGAAGAGGAAGATGGTGAAGAGTTATTTGGTGATAATATGGAAGCTGATTATCGTCCAATGTCAGCACTTGATCGTTATgatcaaaatttattggatGATGAAGAATATTCAGAATTATCACAGTCTGATCGTAATGCTGCTGAGGCTGCAATGCGTAAACGTGATCGTGGTACTTATCGTGATGATCGTGATTTACTTTATGAGGATAGTGATGAAGATGATACAACTGTACAAAAACGTCGTCGTGCTGAAAAAGCAGCAACTGGTGATATTGAAGAAGCTGAAATGAttgaatcaattgaaaatctTGAAGATACAAAAGGTTATTCTGTCAAAGAATGGGTATCAATGCTTGGTCCAAGAACAGAAATAtcaaatagatttaaaaattttttaagaactTATACTGATGGCAAGGGTTATTGTTTATACAAAGAAAGAATTCGTCATATGTGTGAAAGTAATCAATCAAGTTTTGTCGTTGAATTTCCAATTTTAGCTGGAAAAGAACATGTATTGGCATATTTTTTACCAGAAGCACCATTTCAAATGCTTGAAATATTTGATGCTGTTGCTAAAGAACTTGTACTTGCAATATTTCCAAGTTATGAAAGAGTAACAAGTGAAATACATGTAAGAATATCAGAATTACCATTAATTGAAGAACTTCGTACATTtagaaaattacatttaaatcaaCTTGTTAGAACACTTGGTGTTGTAACAGCAACAACTGGTGTATTACCACAATTATCTGTTGTTAAATATGATTGTTCAAAATGTGGTTATGTACTTGGTCCATTTGTACAATCACAAAATTCAGAAGTTAAACCTGGTTCATGTCCAGAATGTCAAAGTATTGGtccatttataattaatatggAACAAACAATATATcgtaattatcaaaaaataacaattcaaGAATCACCAGGTAGAATACCAGCTGGTAGAATACCAAGAAGTAAagattgtatattattatcagaTTTATGTGATCATTGTAAACCAGGTGATGAAGTTGATGTTACAGCAATTTATACAAATAGTTATGATGGTTCATTAAATACAGAACAAGGTTTTCCAGTATTTTCAACAGTATTATTAGcaaatcatttatttgttaaagaTGCTAAAGAAGTTGTTGAATCATTATCTGAAGAAGATGTTAGTGCTATACTTAAATTAAGTCAAGATCATCGTATTGCTGATAGAATTGTTGCAAGTATTGCTCCATCAATATATGgacatgataatattaaacgtGCATTggcattatcaatatttggtgGTGAAGCTAAAAATCCAGGTAATAAACATAAAGTACGTGGTGAtattaatgtattattatgtGGTGATCCTGGTACAGCAAAatcacaatttttaaaatatactgaAAAAATTGCACCAAGAGCTGTATTTACAACTGGTCAAGGTGCATCAGCTGTTGGTTTAACAGCATATGTTAGAAAATCACCAACAACACGTGAATGGACACTTGAAGCTGGTGCATTAGTACTTGCTGATCATGGTGTTTgtttaattgatgaatttgataaaatgaatGATGCTGATCGTACATCAATTCATGAAGCTATGGAACAACAAAGTATATCAATATCAAAAGCTGGTATTGTAACATCATTACATGCAAGATGTGCTGTTATTGCTGCATCAAATCCAATTGGTGGACGTTATGATCCAAGTATGACATTTGCtgaaaatgttgatttatcaGAACCAATATTATCAcgttttgatattatttgtattgttAAAGATGAAGTTGATCCAATGCAAGATAGACATCTTGCTAAATTTGTTGTCAATTCACATATAATGCATCATCCAACAAATCAAAATCATACATTACCAGATGgtcttgttgaaaataatgcaACTGAAGATTTATCTATACCacaagatttattaaaaaaatatattgtatattcaaaacaaaatattcatccacaattaaataatttagatcAAGATAAAATTGCTAAATTATACAGTCAGCTGAGACAAGAAAGTTTATCAACTGGAAGTTTACCAATAACTGTTAGACATATTGAAAGTATTATTAGAATGTCAGAAGCATCAGCTAAAATGCATCTTCGTGATCATGTTAGAGAAGATGATGTTAATCTTGCTATTAGAATGGTACTTGATAGTTTTGTTGAtacacaaaaatattcaattatgaaaaatatgagaaCTACATTTcagaaatttttatcatacaaAAAAGATCACAGtgaattattgtattatattttacgtcaaataacaattgatacaTTGGCATTTCAAAAATCATTACATGGTAATAGAGTTACGACTATTGAAATTATGGAACGTGATCTTGTTGATAAAGCAAGACAAATTGATATTCATAATTTAGCATCATTTTATCAAagtcaaatatttttgaaaaataattttgtttatgatTCAAGAAGAAAGGTTATTATTCAAACATTACCAGAAAATACTGATGATTAA
- the LOC122854880 gene encoding uncharacterized protein LOC122854880 has translation MLFDKYTSKKKIKITKFILTFETKNIVFKMPSRIRNFIRHYDVEKNENTRYNYDKKKIAIIIFILFVCVLIAFGILFKINSRDNCEAKSMKYSKFENYDNATESQDDSKTSLLVTSSIMEDSSRPHVTDEDNTGTITTDKETESYDSLETSSLITSTENYIIKKSSSFNNDDDTVTTTTDREYNITTLSLTKTTDQVVDYKFSITQDLSSSTVIYEQSSTEGI, from the exons ATGCTCTTTGACAAatacacatcaaaaaaaaaaataaaaataactaaatttattCTCACATttgaaactaaaaatattgtttttaaaatgccATCGAGAATAAGAAATTTCATAAGACATTACGATgtggaaaaaaatgaaaatacacgttataattatgataaaaaaaaaatagcaattataatttttattttatttgtatgtgTTTTAATTGCGtttggaattttatttaaaattaattcacgTGATAATTGTGAAGCGAAATCCATGAAATATTCA aaatttgaaaattatgataatgcTACTGAAAGTCAAGATGATTCAAAGACAAGTTTACTTGTTACATCAAGTATTATGGAAGATTCGTCAAGGCCACATGTCACAGATGAAGATAATACTGGGACAATCACAACTGATAAAGAAACTGAAAGTTATGATAGTTTAGAGACCAGTTCACTTATTACATCAACTGaaaattatatcataaaaaaatcatcaagttttaataatgacGATGACACTGTGACAACTACAACTGATAGagaatataatattacaaCACTAAGTTTAACAAAAACTACTGATCAAGTTGTGGATTATAAATTCTCTATTACACaagatttatcatcatcaactgtAATTTATGAACAAAGTTCAACTGAGGGTATTTga
- the LOC122854883 gene encoding dimethyladenosine transferase 2, mitochondrial — protein MFQIAKRLTSHLETSRYFYDHLKFIKKCYCTTISQTINDEKLQEPNVDNKNLTLPKIKKVPKVDGLRLNDKNIAKKFVDLIRNDLTNDSSSFYAELNPGLGYLTNELLNSDIPVLHLYEKITDYNEDLQKINDEHNDRLDIRNYDFLKLAKTEFIDDVTNSKKLSNLLDGIPVKEWTSDPAIKIIGAVPNMSFFYYLQYSLIDKCLSKFGRIVLNVAILPSMSLAFQDVPENTVFHRAKNIFLRNMFDYKYLDSVPRKSFYPEQFKKLKQRNSKYYAQDDELMDIVRIESKRTFFHDNFDSTDAKMFLYFLKIQMKRKDTRIIPSLEKWISGCGPRLIRKNMTIFTTYSELNSTELLDLFNEFKSWPEYKSCQFYEIVNSMIESQSRFRKR, from the exons ATGTTTCAGATTGCAAAAAGACTCACATCACATCTTGAAAcatcaagatatttttatgatcatcttaagtttataaaaaaatgttactgCACTACCATAAGTCAAACAatcaatgatgaaaaattacaagagCCAAatgttgacaataaaaatttgacattgcctaaaattaaaaaagttccAAAAGTCGATGGACTAcgtttaaatgataaaaatattgcaaaaaaatttgtcgaTTTAATAAGAAATGATTTGacaaatgattcatcaagttTTTATGCTGAATTAAATCCTGGACTTGGTTATTtaactaatgaattattaaattcagaTATACCAGTGTTACATTTATACGAAAAAATAACTGACTACAATGAAGatctacaaaaaattaatgatgaacaCAATGATCGTTTGGATATAagaaattatgattttttaaaacttgctAAAACTGAGTTTATTGATGATGTAAcgaatagtaaaaaattgagCAATTTACTTGATGGTATACCAGTTAAAGAATGGACCTCTGATCCAGCAATTAAAATCATTGGTGCTGTACCAAatatgagttttttttattatttacagtattcattaattgacaaatgtttatcaaaatttggtagaattgttttaaatgttgCAATATTACCATCAATGTCACTG GCTTTTCAAGATGTACCAGAGAACACAGTATTTCATCgagctaaaaatatatttcttcgGAATAtgtttgattataaatatctAGATTCAGTACCAAGAAAATCATTTTATCcagaacaatttaaaaaattaaaacaaagaaattcGAAATATTATGCACAAGATGATGAATTAATGGACATTGTTAGAATTGAAAGTAAAAGaacattttttcatgataattttgatagtACTGATgctaaaatgtttttatatttcttaaaaatacaaatgaaacgAAAAGACACGAGGATAATTCCATCACTTGa aaaatggATATCAGGCTGTGGACCAagattaataagaaaaaacatGACAATATTTACAACATATTCagaattaaattcaacagaattattggatttatttaatgaatttaaatcatGGCCAGAATATAAAAGTTGTCAGTTTTATGAAATTGTTAATTCAATGATTGAAAGCCAATCAAGATTTAGAAAacgttaa